Genomic DNA from bacterium:
TAGAGAGCAAACTTGTGCCACCAGTCTCTTTATAGTTATTTTTATACAACTTTATAGGACCGGTGCTGAGATTACTACCATGTGCAACAGCGAGGTCCCAGTCACCATCCCTATCTATATCAACCCATGTAATACCGTGGCCACCAAGAGCTTCATCTGACTGCCAGGATGGAGAAGATTCAAGTGTCCCATTTATATTTAAATATACTTGTGCCTTACTAGTAGCGACAGCGACTGCTAAGTCAAGATAACCATCCAGATTTACATCACCAAGTGCTATACTTTGAGTCGGTGAAGACAAACTTGACTCCCAATCAGGGTTATCAGGTAATGGTATACTTGCTATGCCCACTTGAGTTAGCGACCCAAGAAAAAGTAGCACAAAACACACAAAAACTATTCTATTAGACATATTCCCCCCTCCCTTATCCAGTGCTTACCTCATCAATATGATTTGATAAGTTACACTGGATTTACTTCTTTCTAATTTGCAAAAATACACTCCAGCCGGTAATAACTTACCAAAATCATCAATACCAGCCCAAGTAACAGCCGCAACCCCTGTCGGGATTAGCGGAAAGGATTTAACTAATCTACCAGTTAAATCGTAAATTTGCAAACTAAGATTCTTCGCTTCGCTCAGAACTAATCCCTGAACACTAATCACTGTTTTCCTATTAAACGGATTAGGTAAGATAGTCAATTTTGCATTTTGCATTTCAAATTTTACATTTTGCGTTTCCTCAACTCCTATATCAGGAGAATACTCCTCATTAACAGACTGAGCATGACCTTGTAAGCTCCATCCGCCAATAGCGTATATATTTTTACCTACTGCAACTACTGCTACATGCTGACGGCCTGTTGGCATAGGTGCCTTTGTGGACCAGGTGTCAGTTTCAGGGTTATACTCCTCGTTAGCAGTCTCAAAAGGGGTAGAATGAGAGAATCCACCTATAGCGTATACTTTACCCATTACTGTAGCTGCCCCTAAGTTGCCACGTGCAGTTGGCATATCTGCTTTAATAGACCATGTGTTGGTTTCAGGGTCGTACTCCTCGTTAGCTCTACTCATACTACTATAATCCCATCCCCCTACAGCGTATATCCTTGTTTCTGTTGCAACCACTGCTAAATACTGACGCGGAGTCGGTAAAGGTGTCTTTGTTGTCCAGGTATTAGTAGACGGGTCATACTCCTCATTAGCAGCAACAGGTGGATTGTTACCTGCCCATCCCCCTATAACGTATATTTTCTCTATAGCAGTTTTAGAGCGAAATGTAGCTGCACCTAATCCCCAACGGATGGTTGGCATATCTGCTTTTTTTATCCAGGTATTAGTCACTGGGTTGTATTCTTCATTCTCATTGTTCCAACACACACCCCAAGGCCCCGTTCCTCCTATAGCATAGATTTTGCCATTTGCGGTCGCTGCCGCAAGACCACGACGAGGAGTTGGCATACTTGCCTTCATAACCCAAGAGTCAGTTGACGGGTCGTACTCCTCATTAATACGAAAATATTGAAGCCCCACAGGATTACTTCCTCCTATAACATATACCTTGGACTCAAACACAGCTATACCCGGGCTATTCCTTCCAGTCGGCATATCAGCTTTTCTGATCCAGCTGTCAGCAAATACAGACACCTCAGACCCAATTATTCCAATAAATACAAGGACAGCTAATAATATTATATATATATTCTCATCTCTTCTGCTAATCATTCTTATCTTATCAAAAGTAACTGTCTGGTCAAGCTCTCATTGCCTACCTTTAACCTGCAAAGGCTATAGTACCACTGCCAGTCACACCAAGATTAGCTCCAAAAAGTACAGCACCACAAAGTGTTATCATTCCTGTAGAGTTATCTATTCCTTCACAGGGTAAGATAAAGAAAGTCTGGCCACCTTGCTTTAGTAAAGGTTGTTGACCTTACTCACATAGATTGAGTCTATAAATGTATCACCGACTGCTAGCGGCGGTCCTATTATAGTGTCAGGTAGTACTAGTAACTTTGTATAACTACGCATATCTACAGGATGAACTGAAACACTGTCACTGGCTAAATTGGACTCCAATACAAATGAGATAGATAACAAAATAACTGTATTACTTTGTTAAAACTTTGTCAAGTTTTTTGCCTTTTTTTAAAAAATTTATATGCCCTCCCTAAAATCCGTGCGGATCCGTATGGATAAGACTTTATCCACAGGATCCGTATGGACAAGCAACCAGAAAGATGTAAAATCTATTCCCAAGAATGAAGGGCATATGCATATAAATTTTTCACCAGAGCCTCTAAAGGATCTTAAAATCTATATCCGCAAGTTTGAACGCCATTTTTCAAAGCGTCTAAGGTCAACTTTTATGGCTTATATTACTTGTCTAGTGTAGAATTGTTATTGTCAAGTCATTGTGGGAAACCACGGATATGAATGAGGTATCTGTTATTGTGACTAATCATACCGGGCTTGAGGATAGAGAAATATTCGCAAGATACAAGAGGAGATGGGAGATAGAATGCGTATTTCGTGAACTCAAGGACAACTTTTATTTCGACCAGTATCAAGTGAGAAGTCTCACTGGTATAACGAGGCATTGGCATTTATGCTTTCTTGCATACACTTTCTTTGTTCAATACGAACAAAGACGCTAAACCGTAGGCTATATACGATAGGGGAATCTATTTATCTGTATCGGACTCTTCAATCCATTATCTCTTATATTTGGATTTCAAAGAACACAGAGGCTTATTACAAGATACTACAATTGAATAGCCTCTAATTTACATCTAATTTTAACAAAATACAGATAGTCATTACCTCCTATTAGCCATTGATTTCACAGACTTTTCTGTGTCAATCTGTGGCTTCATTTCACCATCACCATCTTTTTGGTGATAGCCAAATTATCAGTCTCAAGTCTTAAGAAATATATACCATCCGCTATTCCTTTAGCATTCCAGTTAATAGAATAGTGGCCAGCTTCTTTAGACTCATCAACCAGTGTCTTTACCAATTTGCCTGTAGTATTGTAAACATTGAGCAATACTTTGCTTTTAGCCGGCAGCTGATAACCCACATCTATCTCGGCTAAAGTGGAATGGCTGAATGGATTAGGATAGATTTCAAGTATTGAGTATTGAGTTTTAAGTTTTAAGTTTTGAGTTTCTTCAACTCCTAAATCAGGTGTATATTCCTCATTAACTGTAAGAGAAGTACTGATTGTCCCACCAATAGCATATATTTTATCATTCGCTACCCCTGCCCCTAAGTGCATACGTGCGGTCGGCATAGGGGTCTTTGTAGTCCATAAATCTTCCACCGGGTCGTACTCCTCATTAACATCAAGTGCATAATATCCACCAATTGCATATATTTTATCGCCAACTGATGCAGCTGCAAACGCTATACGAGGTGTCGGGATAGGTGCCTTTGTGGCCCACAAATCTTTTTCTGGGTCGTATTCCTCGTTAACAGCGAGAGGACTACCACCATTGGGCCAGCCACCAATAGCGTATATCTTATTAGCTACTGCAGCAGCTTTTAAATTACAGCGACCCGTTGGCATATTTGACTTTGTAGTCCATGAATTAGTGGATGGGTCATACTCCTCATTCTTATTGAGACCGGCACTCCCACCGATAGCATAAATTTTATCATTTACTGCTACTACCGCTAACTCAGAGCGTGCAGTTGGCATATCTGCTTTTTTAGTCCACGAATTAGTTACAGGGTCATACTCCTCGTTAGCATTAACAACGCCTGGTGGTAGCGACGCTTTATATCCACCAATAGCATATACCTTGCCATTCACTGAAGCTGCTCCAAGGTTATACCGGTCAGTTGGCATCACAGCCCTCCCTTTCCATGAATTAGTGGCTGGGTCGTACTCCTCGGTAACGGGAAGCGTAGCTTCGCCTTGTATCCCGCCAATAACGTATATCTTATTATTAACTGTAGCTACACCCATACAACTACGTGGAGTCAACATAGGTGCCTTTGTAGCCCAACTATCAGCAAATACCGGGTTTGATAACACAAACCAACTTGTATAGATAAGAAACAAAACAACAAATAAACTGCTTTTCATTTCTATCTCCTTTTTACCACACTCACATTTACTTGGATTCTAATACACACCATAAACCCATTCGAAAGCTATAGTATTATACAATCATAAACATCACCCCCTTAATCCCAATAAATTGGGACCAATATTGTAATTATCCGTGTCATCAACATAACGCACTTCATTGTTTTCTCTGGGCTAAAAATTTCTTTATAGCTAATGCTTTACGACAGAACTGTGGTGATTTATCTGTAAAGTCTCTTCCCTCTAATACAACTGTACCCAGACAACGAAAGCAGTATTTAGCTAACTCACAGCCCTCACAATCTGGGACCGGAGTATTTGCAAGCTTGCGCAACCTGTTTAATACTTCAGAATGATACCATAATTTACTGAATCCTTCTTTAAGCACATTTCCAGCCTTAAGTGGCATTATGATACAGGGATACAGGTCACCCTCAGGTGATATTCTGCAGGTATTTCGGCCAGCACCACATTCTATGACTTTCTTCCCCATAGTTATAGTAGAATTCAAATCATCCTCTTCAGGAGCAGTAAATAAATCTGGAGCAAGTGAAATAACATCTTCATCAGAAATTTGTAAACTTTCAGGGCATATTTTATTACAGGATGTTTGTACACCTAACGGTTTTTGGTCACGTTTTGGTAGGATTCTACTACCTATGTAGAAACTCGCCCCTAATTGAGTTGCAAGTTCCTTAACTCTGAGTACCTCATGTACATTATCTTTCATTACAGCCGTAGTTATAGATGTTGGAACTCTTCTTTCACGTAAATAGTGTATAGCATTAATTGATTTTTTGAAAGAGCCCTTTACACCAGTAACTTGGTCATGAATTTCTGGCACGGCACCATATATGCTTACTTGAACATAGTAAGGTGCAAGCTCTTTAATAGCATCAGCAATTTGGGGTGTTATATATATCCCATTTGTATTGAAGACGAACCCAAAATGTAGCTTTTTAGCATAATTTGCTAATTCAATGATATCTTCTCTTAAGAATGGTTCACCCCCAGTAAATGTTAAGAATAAAGTGCCCGCCTCTTGTAATTCTTGAATAATTAATTTCCATTGCCCGGTATCTAAGTCATTGCTATGATAATCTGTAATATAACAATGCTTGCAGCGTAAATTGCAGTTGTAGGTGAGTTCAAGATGGACTTCTATTGGAATAAGGTTAGCTCTTGCTTTATCAACAAGTTTGATTAGTTCCACCTCACCTTTCGCCATCTTGAATCATAAACAGATTTTATGTTTGTTTATAATAAATCAGTATATATCTCTAAATAATCTAAATTGCAAGTACCCCTTTTGCAAATGAGTCAATTCGCACACGCATCCACAGTGCAATTACCGCCTGAACATTCAATTATTACTCCAAGTGGTACTTCTCTACCTAACACCTCAGAGTACAAATCCGGCTTTGTCCATGCCTCTAACTCTTTGGAGTGCAATTTAGGCCTCTTATACAGCCGCTTTTGCACCTTCTTTTTGACATTTGCCATTTTACTCACCTCCCTTCTACAAAAAGGCTGTTTAGCATTCGTAATCCCTTGCAAATAAAGAGACTACAGATGCTAAAATTTTTAAATCACCTCCCACTTTTTGCTTG
This window encodes:
- a CDS encoding kelch repeat-containing protein; translated protein: MISRRDENIYIILLAVLVFIGIIGSEVSVFADSWIRKADMPTGRNSPGIAVFESKVYVIGGSNPVGLQYFRINEEYDPSTDSWVMKASMPTPRRGLAAATANGKIYAIGGTGPWGVCWNNENEEYNPVTNTWIKKADMPTIRWGLGAATFRSKTAIEKIYVIGGWAGNNPPVAANEEYDPSTNTWTTKTPLPTPRQYLAVVATETRIYAVGGWDYSSMSRANEEYDPETNTWSIKADMPTARGNLGAATVMGKVYAIGGFSHSTPFETANEEYNPETDTWSTKAPMPTGRQHVAVVAVGKNIYAIGGWSLQGHAQSVNEEYSPDIGVEETQNVKFEMQNAKLTILPNPFNRKTVISVQGLVLSEAKNLSLQIYDLTGRLVKSFPLIPTGVAAVTWAGIDDFGKLLPAGVYFCKLERSKSSVTYQIILMR
- a CDS encoding transposase, which encodes MNEVSVIVTNHTGLEDREIFARYKRRWEIECVFRELKDNFYFDQYQVRSLTGITRHWHLCFLAYTFFVQYEQRR
- a CDS encoding T9SS type A sorting domain-containing protein; the encoded protein is MKSSLFVVLFLIYTSWFVLSNPVFADSWATKAPMLTPRSCMGVATVNNKIYVIGGIQGEATLPVTEEYDPATNSWKGRAVMPTDRYNLGAASVNGKVYAIGGYKASLPPGVVNANEEYDPVTNSWTKKADMPTARSELAVVAVNDKIYAIGGSAGLNKNEEYDPSTNSWTTKSNMPTGRCNLKAAAVANKIYAIGGWPNGGSPLAVNEEYDPEKDLWATKAPIPTPRIAFAAASVGDKIYAIGGYYALDVNEEYDPVEDLWTTKTPMPTARMHLGAGVANDKIYAIGGTISTSLTVNEEYTPDLGVEETQNLKLKTQYSILEIYPNPFSHSTLAEIDVGYQLPAKSKVLLNVYNTTGKLVKTLVDESKEAGHYSINWNAKGIADGIYFLRLETDNLAITKKMVMVK
- a CDS encoding radical SAM protein, which codes for MAKGEVELIKLVDKARANLIPIEVHLELTYNCNLRCKHCYITDYHSNDLDTGQWKLIIQELQEAGTLFLTFTGGEPFLREDIIELANYAKKLHFGFVFNTNGIYITPQIADAIKELAPYYVQVSIYGAVPEIHDQVTGVKGSFKKSINAIHYLRERRVPTSITTAVMKDNVHEVLRVKELATQLGASFYIGSRILPKRDQKPLGVQTSCNKICPESLQISDEDVISLAPDLFTAPEEDDLNSTITMGKKVIECGAGRNTCRISPEGDLYPCIIMPLKAGNVLKEGFSKLWYHSEVLNRLRKLANTPVPDCEGCELAKYCFRCLGTVVLEGRDFTDKSPQFCRKALAIKKFLAQRKQ